In Oryza sativa Japonica Group chromosome 8, ASM3414082v1, the sequence ATACTAGTTCAATGAACATTGTGCGTTATTTACTCGTCAATTCTGATCGCAATCAGCGACCAAACGCGCTCTCATCATTGCGCAGTTGGCATGTTGCCTATGTGCCGAATTCATTGcatccatttttatttttgggtGTCATTCCTTCTGAACATGTCACGCACATGCGATGAGCCATGTCTCTGTTATCTTTTGTTCCACTGTCCCCTTAGGCCCTTATCAAATTTAGATGAACAAGAAGTAGTACATAGCCATGACAAACAGAGATACTGAACTTTGTGGAAGCACTTACAAGTTACAAATCGCTACATGGCTGACACTTGTGAgatttgttcaaattcatagTACCAGGTAACTATATTTTAATACGGAAGTAGTACATAGCCATGACAAACAGAGATGCTAAACTTTGTGGAAGCACTTACTTTACAAATCGGTATGTGGTTGACACTTGTGAGATTTGTttaaattcgtagtattaggtaactatattttgagacggaagtAGTACCATGCAAGCTAAATATAGTTGCATTAATCCGATCCTGCTATCACAAATGGAGTAGAGCTAGGAAAAATATTATACAAGAGAGTAGACCTATAGTTTGTAGGAATACACATCAGCAAGTAGCATCATTTTCCCTTATAGTTCAAAAAGATCACTCAAGTTCACCAAAAAGGTGAAAAGAAAACGATGATGAAATTAAGAATTCATATCATCATCCACGTTGCATTCTCCAAGGTAGACCTTGATGCTTCTTGGTGACCCGCAGTTGCCTTCTGCAATAAGAGCTCTATCGTTTGCAGCCATGTGTTGGATTATTTTGTATATCATTTCGATCTAAGGTTGCATCAAGGAAAGGAGTTAGTGCGTCAATCCATTGATGTTTTTACCAGTGATACGAGAAAAGAGCATGGATTACGGGTTACCTCTTCAGGACAGTGGCAGCGATCTGCAATTTGATCCAGTGTCAATGGCTCAGCAGGGTCCTTGCAGCTGGAAGATAGTAAACTCGACTATAAGCAGAAAGATCTCCTAGTACAAAATTAACACAACAAACTGGAGACTAGAAATGTTATCGTAAATCATATCTTTGGTTCTCACCAATCTTATAGCATATCCGCATCTGTTTCTCATGAAACCATGTGGAGAGGAATTGAAACGGTTATATGTTCATGACAAAGAGATGCCTATATGTTTCATGTTTTCTTTGTGGAGTACTTTGTTCTtatttaaattataaaaaaaaatattactgcaAAAAAAAGGTCCCACAGTCACCTCTTCCAACTATTTGAGTCAACTGATCAGCTATTGTAATCTATATACATATCATTTTTTAAATGGTTGCCGCTAACCAAGGTACTCAAACATCTCCAGAACATTTTTAACAGGCTATTTTATTCCAAAAGGACGTGGGTGTAGTTCAAGAATTTAGGTCAACACatctatatgattttgtttcaaGTTCTTTGGACTATAGCCATACCTAGAAAAACAATGCGTGGTTATTACTGCAATGAAATCAAACAGTAGAAGAAAAGGGAATGAATGCAGTTCAAGAACATTGATGTTGCCcccatgaagaaaaaaaaaaaagaagattgatGTTCCATACCTGGCTTCGTTAAGAACAAGTAGGATCCTTTTCTGAAGTGCCAACACCTCTCCAGCAGCCTTTTTCCCTGCTTCGACACCTGTACAAAGCATAATAATTTGCATAGATCATAGCAACAAATTTTCTTAACAATTCTtgagaaaatttaaaaaattacgAGAGAGTCAAACCAGGTTGATGATAGGCATTGATGTTGATTAAATAAGCATAAAGACCGACAGCACGCTCATAGAGTGCAACAAGTGCTCCAACAGCTCTAGGGTTTACTTCTTGGACAGTGACTGTAATAGATTCGCGGTCATTTGCATAAAGAGCTGAACGAGTTCCCTACAAAAATTAACTTTGTTTCATCATCAGTTTTATGTAATTGGTATCATGTCAAATCTCACTTCATATTTCTATATCAGATCTGGAAAATTACATGTAGCATTCCAAACAAGTAGTCCCCACATGTAACACTTGGTTCAAGCTCCCACTCATGACCAGGAGGCCTATCGCGCAAAACTTCAATAAAAGTAACAAAGAAGTTGTGCACACCTTCTCTCAGCTGCTGAATGTAGCTGAAATCAGAGATAAATCATTGGTCATGCATTTTTCTAATCTATATATAGGAAAGTAACTGACACAGAAGATGAGAAGATTGTAAAGATGTAAACTTACGCATGCTGGTCTGTGCTTCCTTTGTTACCATAAACAGTTAGTCCCTGATTAACCTGCATTACACTATCATATGTTAAAGGCCTGTTTAGGACATAGTATAACTTTTTACAGAAATCTGTACATTTTCCACATGAATAGGGAAAAGGCCCCCCTTTGAATAAAGACCTCGACATGACTGATAATATAAGCTATgagaagaaaaaggaataaTGCATACCCGATTTCCATCAAGGTCAAATTCTTTTCCAAGAGATTCCATGACAAGTTGTTGCAAGTATCTACTCAAAAGAAGCAGGCTATCCTTGTATGGCAATACAGCCATATCCAAGAACAGCAATTAGTATCGTAAAGACTAAGGATAAGCCAAAACACACAAGCAGTCACAATGCATACAGATGCATGGACATGGAAGGAAACTTGGAAGGAACAGCGAATAAGCCATAATAACTGATCAAGTTGAAAACTACTAACCTTACTGCCTATTCCATCCGATGCCCAATACCAACACAATGCAAGCAAGGCTGCTGGATTTTCCTTAATCTGGACACGTAAAACatcataatcatatatatatttagttaCAGGAGTGGCATTGACTATTTAACTTGTATTTTATATGTTCAAACAAATCATACTTCCAGTATtccctttaaaaaaaaaattcatacctCAGTATTCCTAGTTTCCTCATCCATTTGTGCAGCACCAACTAGCATTTCCTTGATGTCAATACCCTTGTAAGTTGTAATAAGTCTCTTATCAGTTGCAACATTGGAAGTCCATGGAAATATTTTTCTCCTCAACAGACAACAGAACATGCAAATGTGAGGCACTGACCTGTAATGCTGCTGGCAGTAAACCAACAGCTGACATTTCTGATGTTCTACCACCAACCCAGTCAAACATGGGAAATCTAGCTAACCACCCCTCTATTCTGGCAGTGTTATCTAATAAAGAATTCTCTTGAGTAATTGCAACACCCTGCAAAATAGCTGGTCCTACATTATATCAAATTTAATCATGGATCAAACACGTGCATCCACGATtagaagaaaataataaaattcacAGGGACCTATGATTCTTATTTTGTTTGGTAGAATCACAGGAACCTATGATAATATACAGTAAGCAATTATCTGATCAATGTTTGGTCACCATCCTTGTAAAAGAATGTCAGGTCACCATTGGAAAAGGTTTCTAATTAGCATAATggatacataaaaaaataaattaaaatctgGCTATCTATGTTATGGCTCAAGTACTATGATTGGGAGAAGAACACTAAGACAACATTTAGTAAAGCATAATATTACAGTGATCAAATCATCAAAAGAAGGGATATTGCAGGAGACTACTTTTTTCGTTTAGAAACAAAGTACTACGTGACAGACGGTAAACTGAGAATGAAACTTTCACACCCACAGTCTCGTACAGAGCAACATACAGTATTTGATACCGAAGAGAAAGAAAGCATAGAAGGACAAAAAAGAACCTTAGGTCACAACCTGTTTCGAGAATTCTAGTCCAGCATCTCGGAAGGCCTTTTGTACTTCTAATAGACCATTTCGTGTTTCAGGTGTGCCTCCACTCTAGAAGTACGAAAAAAATAAGATATATCAGATTAGCCAtgaagtagaaaaaaaaacagataattAGGGTGTGCATGATGTACCTTTGATATTACAATCACAAGAGTTGATGCAAGTTCTGGTCCTAGCTGTGCAATCTGATGGTCAATTCCAGCTGGATCGGTGTTGTCGATAAATCTTATCTGACACAGCCATCAGAAAGATAAGGTAGATCACACTTCACACACACAGTACTTTGAGCTGCAGAAGACATTTTAACAATACATTACATTGCAAACGAGCTCACTTTACTTATGGGTAAATAAAGTCCATAAGCAAGTAAGCTACTCAGCCTACTCTACAGCTTAAAGTCCCTATTGAAGGATTTGAATTTCAACTTGGATCAGACACAAATGATAGATTATTTCAAGGCAAAAGTAATGTTACACAAAACAAAAGTTCCTAGCTCAAATGGGCCTTTGTAGTAGATAGATATGATGGTGTAGAAAGCAAAGACTGTTCATATTTTCTTTGTGGTATTCATAAAACTGAATTCTCTATTGAATTTGGAATCTCTTCGATGGGCCCTGAATACTCTTGGACCTATTACTTCAGCAAGGAATGGATCCTAGTAACTATATAGACAAAGTAAATGAGAAGAAAATGTATGGCAGATGGTACAGTTTACAGGAATAGGAAATACCATCAGAGGAGGGTTATCTGGAGCAAGTGCCTCCGCAACAAATTGTGGCCCCAAAGATGAACCACCAATTCCTATAGAAAGTATTTGAGTAAATCGGCCAGCAGGGGAGGATGGAGGTCTTATCTGCATTAAGTAAACCATCACAAAAGTAGCATGATAAGTTGACACAGGACATAAAACGTACCTACAAAAGATGCAATGTGCTAATGATACAATATTGTATTGTTACGACAAGTAATACACCACTAAGTTGTTTGGATGCTCTGTTATCCCACATAGAACCAGAACTTAACACCACTAAGGCCCTGCTCTTTTCAGCCACTTCACTGGATTATTGTCACGGAAATTGTTTCTTCTACTGCATTGTTTAGTTCTCTTGTTGTAAGGTAAATTCATCAAGTTTATTTATTAGAATACTTAATTTATATCCATAATCGTGTATATAATCCACTACAATAATCCGGCCAATAATCTGCTTGACTACAATGCTAACAGGTCAaattattaaattaattaatattaacccCGAGAAGCAGCCTATCCCTATGACCTATTCCATGCCTTATCACAATTCACAATACACACAAATCGATCATTGCTATCCGTAAAATTGAAAACGGACTATCCCTCAAGCGAGTGGAAGCTCACCTTGGCGGAGATGACGTCGCTGGCGAACGCGAGGATGCGTTCGAGCGTGGTCTCGAttttgtcgcggaggaaggagTTGGGGGCGAGGGCCGGGTTGCGCAGCCAGTAGTGGCCGACCATCCGGCCCTCGTCGGGGTTGGCGATGGCGCCCTTCTCGAGCTCCCGCATCGCCGCGAACGCCCGCCCCATGGGCGCCTCCATCCGCCGCAGGAACTCCTCGGTGAACCCGATCCGGCTCACGTCGACGAACAGCCCCAGCTGCTTGTGCTGGTACAGCCACTCCACGTAGCGGTTCCACAGCCTGATGGGGTCCTTGTCCACCGCGCCATGGGCGAGGACGTCGGCGTGGCCCGACTGCTTGGAGCTGAGcgagcggggaggagaggatgacgacgacgagcaggAGCGGGAGACGTCGGTGATGGAGCTGGGACGGGCGAGGCGGAAGTGGGAGGAGCGCGGGAGGTGGTctcgccggaggcggaggccgcaCGACGccccggaggaggagggcgccgccgccgccgcgccggagatGGAAGCCATCGCCGGAGTTGGAGCGTGTGGCTTTGGGAGTTGGGAGTTGGAAGGGGACTGGGAGTTTACGAcagaattgatgatgagattaaggtgataatttgatttttaatcctaaTATTTAGTTTGGTAGAGAAGATGGACATTgctagggagtttagttggagattaggtctttaataaaaacggatggctgagatttgcttagacaaaataaaataaaggagGCATTCACTCCCAATTATCTGCCCCTACCTTGGTATTAAAAAGGTCCTTCATCAATTCTTCATCTCTATCCCACCAAAATTAACATGTCTtctaaccaaacaaaacacttaatagtCTCGTCCCTCTGAACTCTCACTCTCACTCCCTCCTACAAACTCCCTCCGACCAAACTGGCCGGAGAGGTAAGCCTCGCGAGATGGAAGCTGCTAATGGGGCCCACTTGTCCGTGACGGAGCTTACAGGCCGTCCGTACGGCCCAGAAGCCCAGCTCACGTGTCCAAGATTGAAGATTCCGAGTGACGGAATCTTTATGGGCTTTTTTACCCTTCGTGGGACTAGCTATCCATCACACGACAGATTTTTGGGTGCAAATCACACAGATTTTAGATTAGTTGGATTAGGCTCATTTGATCACTTGATTAGAAGAGTCTATACATGTATcaacatatattaattatatatattgcatatattttatttgttagatctttatattgaaaaaaatatatcaccaACCCATCTACTAAAAGTTAccgtgtaattacactatagttacattgtaactacactatagttattgtaactatagtgtagttacagtgtaactgtacacttacatgtcatatcaactaaacttacaaatataattttagttatataggattgtaattttatattttaaaggaaATAACAAGTATATATTTACTTATACaacatttttatcaaaattatagtgcacttacatgtcatatcaactgaatttacgaatgtaattttagttatatagatCTGTAActttatattttatttcttcAATCTCTTCACCTAGCCGCAACGACGTGCAATGTATGTACTCATCAATTATGTGCCAAGTTAGATGTTGCTGGCCTCATGCGTGCGTGGGAAGGAAACACATCATAGCCGCTAATTAAATCATGCACAGACTAATCCACAAGGATAGTAAATCCGAGTGATTTCGAGCCAAAAATTTGTCGCCAGATTTTTAGCAAAATCGTTATAGGATTCGTTTCTCATagtgccttttttttaaaataatggaataaatccgttttttttttgctaacaaGAGTTACAATCACTTATTACACAAACTCGTTCAATAGGGATCACATATCATGTGACGTAGGTAAAATCGAAGGCTTAAGGCTGAGTTCGTTTAGGAGGGTTCCCAACCAttttccctcgttttccgcgcgcacgctttttaaactactaaacggtgtattttttttaaaaagtttctatacgaaagttgtttaaaaaaatcatattgatctatttttgaaaaaaaaagctaatacttaattaatcatgcgctaatggactgctctgttttccgtgcgggAGGGTAAGGTTCCCAACCATGATccacgaacacagccttagggtTTGAGGATTTATTGTATCAATGTTCTGGGCTACGAGGATCAAAATATATGCATATCCCGGTTTGCAGAGTTGGACTCAACCTTAAAATCTTAATATTATTGGATGTAGAGGTtggatttttaattttatttttttttaaaaaaatggaagaTATAAACTCATTATGTGGAGAGATTTTGCTTCATGCACCCACTTGTTTGGTTCATTGCCCTTTCTCACCATGCCAAAAAAATTGGCCATGCTAATGGACTAACATGTTCATTTGCTTTCTAGAAAAACCAGCATGTTCAAGATGCTAGCTAGAGTGATAAACAAGAGGCTATACATATACCAAAAATTTTGCTGCATCCCAAACAATCATTTTTTACCAAAAATTTGACGATACCAATTCTTTCGACAACCCAAAACAATAGTTCTTTTGAATAATTAATGCTAGATCTTACCATTACAAAGATCTAAACACAGGCCCGTTGTGTTTAGATGCAACATGTTTCAGACAATCTCTTCTGATTGTACATGCAACTGTCCTTGTGACTCTCTCCAAGTACTGTACTGGTTCCATCCAGCTCTTTAGCCGCGAGGAAGTTTAGGACTAGTAGTAGTGTAGTACTTATAAACCGTGAGCTAAGTTAAGCTAATCTCCTACTAGTCCTAGATGTATTGATCCAATGTGTAACCTGCCGGCCTATCGGATGGTAGTACGGCACAGTCCCTGAAGCAGTACTCTGACAAAGAAAACTGCACGGTTGCTACGTACACCGGTACACGCTTAACTGATGCCGGAAGAGTACAAGGACAGCTTCTCATTCTCATTATGATCGTTTGCTGTAGTTTTCTTTTCTGACATAACTGGTGAATTGGAAGCAAAAGATTAAttaggaaacacacaagacaaaGTGGAGAGTAAGGGTGAGTTTGAGAGGAGGGAAaaagagaagattgggaagatacgtaaaacgaggtgagctattagtatatgattaattgagtataaactattttaaacttcaaaaatagattaatatgattttttaaagcaactttcatatagaaaatttttacaaaaaacacaccgttagtagttcgggaagcgtgcgcacggaaaatgAAACAAACTAACTGACAAACTCCTCCTGCCGAACGCTCCCTAAGCTTGGCTAGTTGCCTGCTGGAAGGCGCTCTAGTGCATATGGAGATGGATTATATTCGTTCTGCTCAATTAAGTGGGGATTAAGGAGCCAAATCCAATGATAGCCAGATCCGTCTGCACCATTTGCCTGACAATACTAATACTGAGTTGTAAACTTTGAGCTTGCTGGGTTTGAAGTCAATTCTTACCATACCAATATGAGTTTTGGGACTACCAAATTTACCGCGGGTAAAAAATTGATAGAAAACTAAACATGCATGAGacactattgaaattgtcaAGAATTTGTTAGAacaaatattggcatcaatccaATCAAGCCCTTTTAACTCCAAACTATAAATTAGTTGTTTTCCATCAGCGCTTCCCGAACAGCTAATTAATACGTTTTCGTTTTGTGcagaaatttactatatatatacaagttttttaaaaaataaattcatttttcaaatatatagttgttaatatttaattaattagactACTTCTAAGTGACCAGTATGCTACTTCTATTCGATATATAAGGTTTCAAACGGGCCCTAATACTACGATCAATCAAAGGAGGCCCAGGGTGGTGATAGCCTGATACGGTCAGCCTCTCATATTCTTAGCATCATTGGGAGATTGATTGGTCCTGGCCAAGTTGGCAACCAACATGAATGAATTAAATTGATCCTGGACAAATGAATCAAGAAACAACGCGACTAACAAGGCCTGATCATCCATATACTCCAACAATATCGTTACTGCAAGTGGCCATGCAATGCAACAAATCAGTTTGCTAATAAGCTAGGCGACATCTCGATGGATGGATGAGAGCTTGCATAGGGAGTCTcagcgcggagggcggcgacaCGCAAGCTAAGCTAGATATGGCGGATGTTGtgggtgtgtgtgcgcgcgtatagagagagagagcagctcTCTATAAAATATAGTCTTTCGGATATTACTATACAACTATAATAATACAAAGATTGTGCTATaagaaacattttttaaaaaaaactactattatattataaaagtatttttttgattaatatctaaaaaataatttttatgcACCCACTTTAGATATTTCAGAAGGTATTGACCTTTAAAGTGTATAGAATTCAACTGAAATATGTCGAAACATGCACATGCAATTATATTTCCCACAAAAATCACATATTCAACAACTGTTTTGAGGTATGCAAAGCACAATTGGTGTTGAACCCAATAGTTTAAATTATAGTGCCCACGAATATTCTACAATGTAATTgctcttttaattaaaaaaaatagtaaggcTAGGAATTTACGTTTCTGTTGACACAAAATTCATCACACACACGAAGGCATGGGAGATTTGCATCTGTGTTGATCTatgattaaagttggacatGTAAACTAAAGCTGCGTTTAAAATAGGATGGGGGAGTACTACGAAATGGCAGATTCAAtgttagattgattttttttttacgaagggAGTATAATCAAGCGATCTCGTCACGAAAATAATGACTTCTTTCCCATCTCTCATTTCTATCTCATCAATATGTACATTAATTTGGAGTTATCATTATTTTGGAGCTGTAAATGCCTAACAATGATTCCATTAATTTCGATGTTGGGCCATGCAACAAGCATACTCTTAACCTCGGTTCGTGTGCATTAATCAGCTAGTAGATCACGCACATCAATTGTGGAGTTAAGGGTCAAATAAGAAAAAGTGACAGTACTGAGGGAGTACACCTACGTACGTAGATGGCCGAACAATCGTCGCTCTCTTTGTTTTACGTGCTTGTACTTACCTTCTCTTTTGACTCACCAGTTAAAACTAGATCTAAGATCCCTCTAATGCAAATGTCTAGCTAGATCTCACAGGCCTTCCTGAGAATCGATGCACTGTAACATGTGACCAGTTGCCAGTTGGGTTATCTTAATTAAATTCTTAAATTAGACTATTGCTGCTGCAGCTCTAGCTATATATACtcctactatatatatatatatatatatgtatatatgtacatatatatgtatacatgtacatatatatatatgtacatatatgtacatatgtatatacatgtacatatatatatatatgtatatatctatatatgtgtgtatatatatatatatatatatatatatatatatatatatatatatgtatatatatatgtgtatatatatatgtgtatatatatgtgtctatacatatatgtgtatatatatatgtgtatatatatacatatatatatatacatatatatatatatatatatacatatatatatatacatatatatatatatatatatgtataggacactcatatggggcaccatggtgcctgggcaccatggtatcaaatacacaaaatcactcaaattttttaaaattttcaaattgtgagtatatacctagttataataactcgattcatacctatacctatcaacaaaacaactcaaatttaactttatttcacaatccatgattacatacctaactaattatatgtatggatgctatatacctagaatcaaaatctaacaaaaacaagttcaaattcagttcaaacttgctttgaactagttagtaaagtagctaatgttaatatctaagtaattgaaaaagtttcatactcatttgaattaggtatatactcaatttcaacaatggtgcccgggcaccatggagcaccaaacaaatttactatatatatatatatatatatatatatatatatatatatatatatatatgtgtatgtatgtatgtatgtatgtatgtatgtatgtatgtaaagAGAGGATTAAGCAGAGTTATAATAATCTCTCTAGGTCAAAAAGAAGAAGACCAATTAGCGTTACATCAGTCGTCTATGATTAATCTAGAGGGGagagatatatatagatatggGCAATGGGACAAGAGCCTTAATGACCGGGTCGACCGGATCGCATATGCACACAAACAGAAATTACGTACCGGACCAAGCTTTAATTGCGTGCATTATGAATGAGCTGATTGTGACACTTCGTCGATCGCTTGAACATGCACACTGACACGATGCAATGCTAGGGCCCTAAACCCCTAAGACAGCAGGGGTATTATTCGAGCCTAATAAATTCCTTTACTCAAACCAGTAGTGCTTTATATGAAAATTTCTTTGATTTACCACTCGCAAAAGCTTATTGTACAAAATACCGTTAACGAAAATGTGTAACATAGGCCATTTCGTAGAATTCGTTATGGTTTTCCTCCTTTCTACCATTATCTCTCTATTATTACGTTTATAATACTCAAAATATCCGTAGGCCCGTTATTATTTACCCAATGGCCACTCTACCAAGGATTTGGTTGAGATCAAGGGTGAAATATAATGTGTATTTAGATGCGATAGTTGTCATCCATATTATTTTGAAGTAGATTTGAAGTGAGTAATGTGGGCGGATTGCTTCGGATATCGAAGATGGATTAGAGTCGATGCAAGCTTagtttaaaaatggattaaaattATTGGAGGTTCCACGTATATATAATCAGTTATTAATAATGAGTCAACAATGCAACAGGCAACAATATAATAACTATAGAGCATATGATTTCTGAACATGATTTATACTCTCGAGGACAATAATCAGTCAGCTATCAAGAGACGAGAGTCGGAGAGGCATCGCTTGCTGCTGTCTACCATCGTGTTGTAGGCCATCACCAGCCGTGGTGGAAATCACATTATCATGAGGCTATATGCTGAGTCGGAGAGGAGATTAGGATGGCCGGAAGGGGCGTC encodes:
- the LOC4345842 gene encoding glucose-6-phosphate isomerase 1, chloroplastic, giving the protein MASISGAAAAAPSSSGASCGLRLRRDHLPRSSHFRLARPSSITDVSRSCSSSSSSPPRSLSSKQSGHADVLAHGAVDKDPIRLWNRYVEWLYQHKQLGLFVDVSRIGFTEEFLRRMEAPMGRAFAAMRELEKGAIANPDEGRMVGHYWLRNPALAPNSFLRDKIETTLERILAFASDVISAKIRPPSSPAGRFTQILSIGIGGSSLGPQFVAEALAPDNPPLMIRFIDNTDPAGIDHQIAQLGPELASTLVIVISKSGGTPETRNGLLEVQKAFRDAGLEFSKQGVAITQENSLLDNTARIEGWLARFPMFDWVGGRTSEMSAVGLLPAALQGIDIKEMLVGAAQMDEETRNTEIKENPAALLALCWYWASDGIGSKDSLLLLSRYLQQLVMESLGKEFDLDGNRVNQGLTVYGNKGSTDQHAYIQQLREGVHNFFVTFIEVLRDRPPGHEWELEPSVTCGDYLFGMLHGTRSALYANDRESITVTVQEVNPRAVGALVALYERAVGLYAYLININAYHQPGVEAGKKAAGEVLALQKRILLVLNEASCKDPAEPLTLDQIADRCHCPEEIEMIYKIIQHMAANDRALIAEGNCGSPRSIKVYLGECNVDDDMNS